From the Candidatus Baltobacteraceae bacterium genome, the window CCAATGACCTGCGGCTCTCGAAGGCCAACATTCACACCGATGACGGCCCGGTCAGCTTACACTTTGCCGACGCGGGCAATTTGAACGTACGAGCGCACACATCGAACGGAAGGATCCGCGTAGACGGCCGCTCGACGCATACCGATGACGACGCGGTGGAGGGAACCTACACGCTCGGCAATGGTGCCGGCGCCCTAGACGTTTCGACACAAGACGGAACGATTACCATGACGACGAACGGAGCCCAATAAGACATGTCGGACAATGACGTAGGAGCCCTTGCGATACTGATGGTCTTCGGACTGCCGCTGGCATATGGCATCATCAGCCGCGTGTTCGCCCATCACGAGCGACTGGAAATGATCCGCCGCGGAATAGCGCCGCCCCCCGATCCGCGCTGGATGCGCAAAATGGCCAAGAGCAAATGGTACGATCCGGCAACCTACGGCGCGACCCCGTATTGGGTCCAGCCGCCGCAGCAGCCGTACGTCGCCCCGCCGGCCTACGACCCGTACGGGTACACCCTCTATCAAGCGAATCGACAACTCCGGTCCGGCATCGTCGTCACGCTCGTCGGTTTCGCGATCTTGGTCGGGCTCTCGCTCATCCATCCGGGCCACCCCGGGGCCGAGCTGCTCGGCGGGTTGATCCCGCTCTTTATCGGCATCGCGCAGATCATCTTAGCGCTGCTCTCCGGAGCCCGCTTCGGGGCCTTCACGCTCGGGCCGGCGCAGGCGCCCCCGCCCCCGCCGCAGGCCGGTCAGCCGCAAACGGGCGCGAGCCCGCAACCGCCCTTCGGCGCTGCCGGCCCGGATATTTCGCCCGGCGGCCCGTATGGGTGGCGCCCCGGTCCCACGGCCGAGTTAGAGCGCCCTAGCCCGCCGCCCGACGCACGGCGGCAGTGAGAAAAGAAGAGGACCGCCGATCCGGGCGGTCCTCTTTATAATTGCGTTGTTTCGGAAGGGTCATCTACACGAGACCAGGGCGATTGCCCATCCAGCCGCAGTTCTCGTCCGGACCAAATACCCGTCGGACGTGCGGTCGTACACTTGATAGCCCGCTCTAAGCGCGTCGGCTAACGATTTGAAGACCATGAGACCTGCCATTTTCCGTGGACCCCCCTTTCTTTTTTCTTCTTCTATAATCTATAACGGCTTTTGTCGTACGAGAGTTCAGTCTTTTCTCGCATTGTTTCTTAAATTTTTCGTTACGGAAGTATGTCGGCCGCGTTCCGAGAACTCTGCGGCATGCCCACGCTCCAGTCGCTCGCGGCGGTGCATTCAACGACCGTGCTCGATCGGACGGAACTCGCGCCCGGCGTCCTCCTCTTAGGAGTACACGCACCGAACCTCGTCCACGTGACGCGCCCCGGTCAGTTCGTCATGGTCATTCCGCCCCACGGCGAGCGTGCGGCCGTCGCACTCGGCATCTACGAAGCATCTGGCGATCGCGCCAGCATCATGTTTTTCGTTGCCGGGCCCCGTACCGCCGAACTCGCAACCCTGCGACCCGGCGATCCGCTCGATCTTACCGGCCCGCTCGGGAACGGCTTCGATCTCTCCGCTAACGTAGGTACTGTCGCGATCGTTGCAGGCGGCGTCGGCATCGCCTCCGTGCTGCTTCCGGCCCAGGCTCTGGTTGCCGCGGGTGCCGCGGTCCATTTGTACTACGGAGCGCGCACGCTCGAATTGCTCGTCGATAAAGACAAGTTCGCGGAAAACGGCGTCGCATTGCATTGCGCTACCGATGACGGGAGCTACGGCCATCGAGGTTACGTCACCGGCTTGCTCGAGAACGCAGTGCCCAAACCCGATCTAATCCTCGCCTGCGGCCCATCGCCGATGCTGCGCGCCACCGCCCGCGTTGCTGAAAAGCTCAACGTTCCGGCGCAGCTTTCGCTCGAAGAGACCTTCGCCTGCGGCGTCGGCGGCTGTTGGGGCTGCACCGTCCCGCTCGATCGCCGCAGCGCTCAAGCTCCAAACTTCCCCGGCGCCGACGCCGGCGGCAGCGAGATCGTCAACGCCCGCATCTGCAAAGAAGGCCCCGTGTTCTGGGCGCACGAGTTACGGTGGCAATAGTGCCAGTAGCCGGCCATGAGGCGAGATGGATAGCCAGGGTGACAGGGGGCGGGGGTAACAAACCTGCAACCGACCCGGGGGCATCGCACGTATGGTAACGATGAAACCCGATCTTTCGGTGAAGCTTGGGAAGCTTGAACTGAAGGTTCCGACGTTGATGGGGAGCGGCTGTTACGGCTCGGGCGAAGAGTTCGAAGCGTTCGTCGATTTGTCGCAGATCGGCGGCGTCGTGCTCAAAAGCGTGACGCGCGCGCCGCGGTTGGGAAATCCAACGCCGCGGCTGGTCTCGACGCCGGCGGGGATGCTTAATGCGATCGGCTTGCAGAATCCGGGAATCGATTGGTATCTCGAACACGACGTCGCGAAGTTTGCGAGCCGGCCGTGTGCGGTGATCGGAAGCGTGGCCGGATTTTCGGTCGACGACTATGCCTACACCACGGAGCGCCTGGCCAAGCGCCCCGAGATCCACGCGATCGAGATCAATATTTCGTGTCCGAACGTGGCGGCCGAGGGCGAGACGTTCGCGTGCGATCCGAAGCTGACGCAGCGCGTGGTGCGGGCCGCGCGCGAAACGACCGATAAAACGCTGATCGTAAAGCTCTCGCCGAACGTCACCGATATCGCAGCGATCGCGCGCGAGGCGCAGGCGGCCGGTGCCGACGCGCTCGCCGTGATCAACACGGTGCGCGGGATGGCGATCGACGTCGACCGCTGGGCGCCGCGGTTGGGCAACGTGACGGGCGGCCTTTCGGGCCCGGCGATTCGGCCGATCGCGGTGCTTGCCGTCTACGAGGTTGCGCGCGCGGTGACGATTCCGATCGTCGGGCAGGGCGGAATCGAAACGACGACCGACGCGCTCGAATTTTTCCTGGCCGGTGCGAGCGCGATCTCGATCGGCACCGCGAATTTTACCGATCCGCGCGTGCCGTTGCGTATCGTCGAGGGCTTGCGCGAGTATCTCGTCAGGCGCGGCGTCGGCACGCTGGCGGAGATCGTCGGCAAAGCGAACGTCGGATTTGCTAACGCCTACCAATACGAAGGGGATGAGGGATAATGGCTCAGTTAATCGTCGCGCTCGACGTCGATACGCCCAATCGGGCCGAAGGGTTAATCGACGAACTCTACGAGCTCGACGTGATCTTTAAGGTCGGTTTGGAATCGCTCTTCGGGTATCCGGACCGGATCTTCGCGCACCTCGAGGCGCGCGACGTGCGCTTCTTCATCGATGCAAAATTGCACGACATTCCGCGAACGGTCGGAGCGGCCGTCAAGGCGCTCGTGCGGCCCGGCGCGCACATCATCAACGTGCACGCCTTGGGCGGCGACGAAATGATGCGCGTCGCGGTCGAAGCCGCGCAGGAGCGGGGGAGCGAATTGGGTATTGCGCCGCCGCACATCTTCGCGGTGACGATTCTCACGAGCATTGCGGCCGACGAGTTGAACGAACTCGGGCTGCGGGGCGGCCCGGGCGAAAACGCCACGCGCCTGGCGGCGCTGGCGCGCGATGCCGGCTGCTCGGGAGTGGTCTGCAGCGCGCTCGAGGTTCGCGATCTCAAAGCGTTTTTTGGCGAAGATTTCTTAACGCTCACGCCGGGCATTCGTCCGATCGGAGCGGTTCACGCCGATCAGAAGCGCGTGACGACGCCCGCGCAAGCCGTCGCCGCCGGCTCGGATTACTTGGTCGTCGGTCGTCCGATCACCGAGGCGGCCGATCCGCTCGCAGCGGCGCGCGCGATCCTCGACGAGATGCGGGCGCCGGCCGCTCGATGACGATCGATCTCACGACCGAGTTGCAAAGCCGCGGCGCGCTGCTCGACGGCCATTTCAAGCTGAGCTCCGGACGGCATAGCAACCGATTCATTCAGAAGTTCCGCATTCTCGAAGATCCGCGGTTGCTCGAGCCGGTCGCGCGCGCGATCGCCGATGCGTTCGTGCAGGCGAAACCGACGATCGTGGTAAGCGCGGCCGTCGGCGGCATCGTTCTCGGGTACGAAGTGGCGCGGGCGCTGCACACCAACGCGATCTTCGTTGAAAAGCAGGACGGCGTTGCGAAGCTGCGACGCAATTTCGTTCTCGCACCGGCGGACCGCGTACTGGTGGTCGAGGACGTCGTGACGACCGGACTCTCCGTTAAGGAAGTGATCGCGGTCGTGCGCGCGAGCGGCGCGAGCGTCGTCGGCGTCGGCGCGATCGTGCAGCGCGGCGCGGTGGATTTCGGCGTTCCCACCTTCGCGCTGCTCGATATGCCGATCGTTTCGTACGAAGCAGGGGAGTGTCCGCAGTGCGCGGCCGGCGAGCCGATTACCGACCCCGGTTCGCGCCGAGCGTAGTGACGCCGCGCGGCTGATGGACGACCTCACGATTCGGCCGGGCGACGCCCGCGATCGGGACTTCATCCAAACGCTCGGGCGAAGTACGCTGCGCTCGTCGGTCGCACCGTTTCGGTTCGTTACGGATGCCGTACTGGCGGCCAGCTACGAGCGGCTGCTCGAGGTCTTTTACGATCAATCGCACGTGGCGCTGGTCGCGCGGCGAGGCGGCGAAGCCGTGGGCTTTTTGCTCATGCTCGACGAGTTGCCGGACGAGGTGACCATGAGCCCGCAAGCCTTTATCGCCTACATGGCCGTGGTCCCCGCGATGCGCGGCCAAGGTGTGGGCAAGGCGTTGCTCAAAGCCGCCGAAGATGAGGCGCGCAGGCGCGGATTGCCGTATATAGGGTTGATGGTGACCGAGGAGAACGTCGCAGCCCGCGCGCTCTACGATAGCGTAGGGTTTCGCACGGAGCGGCGCCTGCTGTGCAAAACGCTCTAGGTCCGATCGACTGGCGCCGTATACTCCAGGCGCTCGGCTTCGTCGCGCTCGCGATCGCGGCGCTCGTCTTCGCCGCGCACATTCCGCGAACGATTACGATTTTCGTGATCGGCGCGTTCATCGCATCGGCCGCCCATCCCATCGTCGCGCTCCTCGAACGTCGCCGGATCGGCCGCCCGTTCGCCATCGCGATCGTGTACCTCGTGCTCATTTCGATCGCCGCGCTCTGCGCGTTCTTGATCATTCCGCTGACCTTCGTGCAGGCGCAGGCGCTAGTGAACAACTTGCCGACCTATCTCCAAGGGTTTCAAGAGTGGCTCTTGGGCGTGCAGGGAGCGATCCAGCGTCATTTCCCGAGCGTCAACTTGCCCGCACAACTCCTCAACGTCAAGCAGATCGGGAGCGATCGGCTCGCCGGCATGTTCAACGCCGGGCTCTCGTCGATAGCGTCGATCGCGCTGAACATCGCGACCGCGGCGTTTATCACGGTCTCCTCGCTGATTCTCTCGATTTTCTTTCTGCTCAACCATCGGCGGCTGGGCGAGGGATTTGCGGCGATGTTTCCAGCTAAACGGCACGACGAAGCGCGCATGCTCGCAACCGAGATCGTGCAGATCTTCGGCGGATATATCGCCGGCCAAGTGATCGTGAGCGCGATAACGGGCGTCGTCATCGCGATTTTAACCGCCATCTTCGGCTTCAAGTTCGCGCTCTTTCTCGGTCTCATCAGCGCGATCGGCTACGCGATTCCGATCGTCGGCATGATCGCCGTGCAGATCATCGGATTGGCGATCGCCGCCCCGCAGGGGTTGGGAATGGTGATAACCGTCGAGGTGATCCTCTTCGTCATCCCCCGCTTCTCCGATAACGTTTTGGTGCCGAAAATTATGGGCAGTTCGGTCGGCGTTTCGCCGATCGGCGTGATGTTTGCGGTCTTCGCCGGCGGCGAACTTTTCGGGCTGCCCGGGCTGATCTTGGGCATTCCGGCGGCGGCGCTAGTCAAGCTGCTCTGGCGATACTTCGCCGTTCCGTGGCTGCGCGGCGGGGTCGAAATCGAAAAGCCGGGGTCAGTTGGATAAGCATCGCGCGGCTCCGAGCGCGCTCGCGCTCGGAGCGCTCGGCGTCGTTTTCGGCGACATCGGAACGAGCCCGCTCTACGCGTTCAAGCTCTGTTTTGCGGGCCAATTCCCGGCCGCGCTTACGCCCGCGAACATCCTGGGAATCGTGTCGCTGATTCTGTGGTCGCTGGTCGTGGTCGTCTGCGTGAAATACGTTACGTTCATGCTGCGCGCCGACAACGACGGGCAAGGCGGAACGATCGCGCTATTGGCACTGCTCTCTCCGCGCAAACGCACGGCGCTTCCGTTGGCGCTCTCGGGTCTGGCGCTGATGGTGCTCTTGGGCGAGTGCATGCTCTACGGTGACGGAGCGATCACGCCCGCGATCTCGGTCATCTCGGCGCTCGAGGGCCTCGACGTTTGGACCACGGCGGCGCATCCGTATATCGTACCGGCGTCGATCGTCGTCTTGCTGGCGCTGTTCTTCATGCAGCGGCGCGGTACGGATCGGATCGGCAAATTCTTTGGACCGGTAATGGTGCTGTGGTTCGCCGTGCTCGCGATCGCCGGAATTCACGGAATCGCCGAAAACCCGAAAATTTTAGCGGCGATCAGCCCGCTCTACGCCGTCGATTTCTTCCTGCGCAACGGCTTGCGAAGTTTGCTGATTTTCGGAGCGGTCGTTCTCTGCGTGACGGGGGTAGAGGCCCTCTACTCCGATCTCGCACATTTCGGCCGCAAACCGATCACGCTCGCCTGGTATGCCGTCGTCTTCCCGGCGCTGATCGTGAACTATTTGGGGCAGGGCGCCATCACGCTGCTCGATCCGCGCGCGCCGTCGCCGTTTTTCGCGCTCGTTCCGCGCTGGGGCGTAGTGCCGATGGTGCTGCTCGCAACCGTGGCCACCGTTATCGCCTCGCAGGCGCTCATCTCGGGCGTCTTTTCGCTCACGCAGCAGCTCATGCAGCTGGGGTTCGCGCCGCGCTTTCGGATCGTACACACCTCGCGCGCGCATTCCGGGCAGATCTATATCCCGGCGATCAACACGATGCTCGCGATCGTGTGCATCGCACTCGTCCTCGCGTTTCGCTCGTCCGAAGCGTTCGGCGGGGCCTACGGTCTGGCGGTAACGATAACGATGCTCGTGAGCAGCCTCGCATTCTTCGAGCTGCTGCGGCGCCGTTGGAACTGGCCGATCTGGGGAGCCGTTGCGCTGGTCGGGCTCTTTCTGCTCTGGGACGTGCCGTTTCTCGCCGGCAACCTCTCGAAAGTCATGTCGGGCGGCTGGGTGCCGCTGCTGATGGCCGGCGTGCTCTTCGTGTTGTTCAGCACCTGGAACCGCGGACGCCGGCGCTTGATGACCGATTTGACGCCGCAGACGATGTCGGTGGCCGATTTTCTCACCCAGACTCAAAACGACGCCGCGCACGTTCGCGGAACGGCATTCTTCCTGACCCCCGATGCCGATGGCATTCCGTACGCGCTACAGCACACGTGGCTGCGCAACCACATCGTTTTCGACACGGTCGTCCTGCTGACCGTGCTGAACGCAAATCAGCCCTTCGTGCATCCCGACCAACGGATCGAAGTTGAGGAACTCGCGCCGCGGCTGCTGCGCGTGCGAGCGTGGTACGGGTTCATGCAGGAGCCGAGCATTCACGACATCCTGCGCCATCTGCGCAACACGCGACCGAACGCGAACTTCCGCGAGCCGTCGTACTATCTCGCGAGCCCCAAAATTCGCCCGGACTATTCAAAGACCGGGCTGCCCGCGTGGCAGCGAATGCTCTTCCTTTGGATGACCCGCAACGCGCGGCCGCTTACCGATTCGTTGGGGCTGCCGCCCAACAGTATCATCGAATTCGGCGTCGAAGTGCAGATCTAAATGTCGGACCATGCCCTCGCCTTACAAACGCTCGATGTGCGGACCTCGCGGCGCCGGGCCGCCGGTCCAAACGTGCTCGCGATCGCCGCACTCGGAATCGTCTTCGGCGACATCGGCACCAGCCCGCTCTACGCGTTCACGCAGTGCTTTACGGGCGATTTTGCCGCGACGCCGACGCCGGAGAACATCCTCGGCATCCTCTCGCTCATTCTGTACTCGCTCATCGTGGTCGTTTG encodes:
- the pyrE gene encoding orotate phosphoribosyltransferase, with the translated sequence MTIDLTTELQSRGALLDGHFKLSSGRHSNRFIQKFRILEDPRLLEPVARAIADAFVQAKPTIVVSAAVGGIVLGYEVARALHTNAIFVEKQDGVAKLRRNFVLAPADRVLVVEDVVTTGLSVKEVIAVVRASGASVVGVGAIVQRGAVDFGVPTFALLDMPIVSYEAGECPQCAAGEPITDPGSRRA
- a CDS encoding GNAT family N-acetyltransferase; this translates as MDDLTIRPGDARDRDFIQTLGRSTLRSSVAPFRFVTDAVLAASYERLLEVFYDQSHVALVARRGGEAVGFLLMLDELPDEVTMSPQAFIAYMAVVPAMRGQGVGKALLKAAEDEARRRGLPYIGLMVTEENVAARALYDSVGFRTERRLLCKTL
- a CDS encoding KUP/HAK/KT family potassium transporter, which produces MDKHRAAPSALALGALGVVFGDIGTSPLYAFKLCFAGQFPAALTPANILGIVSLILWSLVVVVCVKYVTFMLRADNDGQGGTIALLALLSPRKRTALPLALSGLALMVLLGECMLYGDGAITPAISVISALEGLDVWTTAAHPYIVPASIVVLLALFFMQRRGTDRIGKFFGPVMVLWFAVLAIAGIHGIAENPKILAAISPLYAVDFFLRNGLRSLLIFGAVVLCVTGVEALYSDLAHFGRKPITLAWYAVVFPALIVNYLGQGAITLLDPRAPSPFFALVPRWGVVPMVLLATVATVIASQALISGVFSLTQQLMQLGFAPRFRIVHTSRAHSGQIYIPAINTMLAIVCIALVLAFRSSEAFGGAYGLAVTITMLVSSLAFFELLRRRWNWPIWGAVALVGLFLLWDVPFLAGNLSKVMSGGWVPLLMAGVLFVLFSTWNRGRRRLMTDLTPQTMSVADFLTQTQNDAAHVRGTAFFLTPDADGIPYALQHTWLRNHIVFDTVVLLTVLNANQPFVHPDQRIEVEELAPRLLRVRAWYGFMQEPSIHDILRHLRNTRPNANFREPSYYLASPKIRPDYSKTGLPAWQRMLFLWMTRNARPLTDSLGLPPNSIIEFGVEVQI
- a CDS encoding dihydroorotate dehydrogenase: MKPDLSVKLGKLELKVPTLMGSGCYGSGEEFEAFVDLSQIGGVVLKSVTRAPRLGNPTPRLVSTPAGMLNAIGLQNPGIDWYLEHDVAKFASRPCAVIGSVAGFSVDDYAYTTERLAKRPEIHAIEINISCPNVAAEGETFACDPKLTQRVVRAARETTDKTLIVKLSPNVTDIAAIAREAQAAGADALAVINTVRGMAIDVDRWAPRLGNVTGGLSGPAIRPIAVLAVYEVARAVTIPIVGQGGIETTTDALEFFLAGASAISIGTANFTDPRVPLRIVEGLREYLVRRGVGTLAEIVGKANVGFANAYQYEGDEG
- a CDS encoding AI-2E family transporter, translated to MQNALGPIDWRRILQALGFVALAIAALVFAAHIPRTITIFVIGAFIASAAHPIVALLERRRIGRPFAIAIVYLVLISIAALCAFLIIPLTFVQAQALVNNLPTYLQGFQEWLLGVQGAIQRHFPSVNLPAQLLNVKQIGSDRLAGMFNAGLSSIASIALNIATAAFITVSSLILSIFFLLNHRRLGEGFAAMFPAKRHDEARMLATEIVQIFGGYIAGQVIVSAITGVVIAILTAIFGFKFALFLGLISAIGYAIPIVGMIAVQIIGLAIAAPQGLGMVITVEVILFVIPRFSDNVLVPKIMGSSVGVSPIGVMFAVFAGGELFGLPGLILGIPAAALVKLLWRYFAVPWLRGGVEIEKPGSVG
- a CDS encoding dihydroorotate dehydrogenase electron transfer subunit → MPTLQSLAAVHSTTVLDRTELAPGVLLLGVHAPNLVHVTRPGQFVMVIPPHGERAAVALGIYEASGDRASIMFFVAGPRTAELATLRPGDPLDLTGPLGNGFDLSANVGTVAIVAGGVGIASVLLPAQALVAAGAAVHLYYGARTLELLVDKDKFAENGVALHCATDDGSYGHRGYVTGLLENAVPKPDLILACGPSPMLRATARVAEKLNVPAQLSLEETFACGVGGCWGCTVPLDRRSAQAPNFPGADAGGSEIVNARICKEGPVFWAHELRWQ
- the pyrF gene encoding orotidine-5'-phosphate decarboxylase; this translates as MAQLIVALDVDTPNRAEGLIDELYELDVIFKVGLESLFGYPDRIFAHLEARDVRFFIDAKLHDIPRTVGAAVKALVRPGAHIINVHALGGDEMMRVAVEAAQERGSELGIAPPHIFAVTILTSIAADELNELGLRGGPGENATRLAALARDAGCSGVVCSALEVRDLKAFFGEDFLTLTPGIRPIGAVHADQKRVTTPAQAVAAGSDYLVVGRPITEAADPLAAARAILDEMRAPAAR